TAACGCTTCCTGCAAtacaataacccataagccaaatagccttgcatatccttagagtcttttattttcctcctgttgggtaagtcttgctgagtataatcgagtactcagggttttattctccctgTTACAGGTAATAGGTGAATGCTAGGGCTCATACTTGTGTgtgaaaacctcctggtgggctcagcgaggatttccttacgaTACAGACATTGAGTTATTTATAACtttcacccaaaaatgttttacaaaGGAAAGAATTACAATCTGTTATCATTCCATGTATATAGATGCTCCTCATGTTATCGTTTGAATTGTCATTACCTAAATTTTTGGTTTCTGTtgaaaactctgataacattgtataatccgctgttataatcaattggtGTAATActttgatgttgtattaaaagagatgtaagaaatggttatgcatgttgtaagctttatcctcgCATTTAtcatcctgatgaaaaaatgtggatcttcgagttctcccttggggtgtgctcgacggaactacgtagtttagtgttctctcttgagtacttagtgtctaatgaaagacaagtactcctaggagacattggattaggtggttctgccacaccgcGCTGGTGATTCCCCACCGCGGTCCTGCCTGGCCACGCCGGCCACGCTCCGCCATGGACCCGCCTCACCGTACCCTGCTCCCTGCTCCTCGTAGCGGCCGCTCCTCGCCATGCCGATGGCTCCCCACCATAGTCCCGCCTCGCTACGCAGGCCACGCCCATCATGGACCTGCCATGCCCCACTCCCTGCCTCACCCCACCAGCCATGCTCTGCCATGGTCCCACCTAGGCGCGTAGGCCACGGACCCATCTTGCCCCGCTCCCTGCCTCGCCCTGTCGATCGCGCCACGCTATGGACCCATCTAGAAGCGACGGTGGCTCCCCGCCACGGACTCGCCTAGGCAAGCTGGCCATGCCTCACCGTGGGCCCACCACTACGAGCGCCAGAGATTTGCGTCGTCTCTCTCAAAGATGCTTATTTGCGTTTCACCTCGGGTGGTATGCAAAATGGGTCCTCTATTTGGGTCTTCTGTTGGACCATGTTTTTGGGTATACAAAACACTATGTATGACATATTTTGCATTTGGGTTGTGCTATTGGAGACAATCTTAGGTGACCTATAAATGCATTTTAAGAGTTTATGGACCTAAGTGGTACACCATGACAAGTTCATAGCcccctggtgcatttaactcttaatAATAAGATAAAatccatcagattttcatgagtATCCATTGTCATCCTTAGCTACAGAAAGCCATGAACAAACAAGATTAATGAGGATGGGGTAGAGCGGGTGTAGAGGCacaacaaaaaaagaagaaaaaaagacaaATGACTTTTATATGTCCATAATAGCTCATTCTACTTTTTAGTGTTCTCTAACCAAATATGAAGGGCGTTGCTAGAGTGTGCACGCGCACGATTTGGTGTTTCAGCGCGCACACCTCTCTAGCACGCAGTTTTTAGTCACGAAAAAACACCGCCAAATCTTCTTCCTCGACTTCAGCGCcctcacccccaccgccaccaccacggcTGCGGCTCCAGAGCTTCGATGAAACCCTAGCTCACCCGCGGCGCTAGCTTCTTCCCCTCCCCCTGCCCCCGACGCCCCCACCATGGTCAAAGCTCCCCTGCCATCACCTAGCCCTGCCGCCTCCACCGTCGCTAGGGCCCCTAAACCATCCACCGACATCCCCATCGCCTGCCCGGCCTACCCTCGGCTAGCGCCTTCTATACCCGCTAGAGTTGGGGAAGAAAAAGGGAGAGCTCGCTGGAACCCTAGTTTAGAGatctaggagagaggagagagagaaagggagaggaggaGGCATACCTAACACCGCTGCTAGATCCGGTGGCGCCGCTGTCGCATTTGCCATGGCCACGTGCAGGGGAGGCGGTGGGGCGTGGGCACGGAGAGGTGTTCGCCGGGGAGGTGCTCGCGACATTCTAAAAATTTAGAACCTTCTATAAACATTTTGTCCCTGGTACTTTTCTATTGACTGCCAATTTAGAACCTTGTGCTCTTGCCTGCTGTTGCATTGTGATTTTCTAAAGTTTTCTATCAGGTTAATGTTAAAATTTTTCTATCACATTATATACTTCTAACACCTATTTTCTGATGCACATGCTCTTGACATGTTGTCAACTAGAATCAATTAGCAATTGATACTGACAGCAAGCCAGTCAAAGAGGCATGTGCTGATTTGCTCAGGACTGGAACACGACAAATGAGGTACAATTTGAAGAAGCTTTACTTCAATGGTGTACCAGTAGACAAAGTTAGAACAACATCACCATTGAAGAGTACGACTAATGATCAATGGAGAGAGCTGGTGGAGATGTGGTCAAGCCCAAAGCACAAGGCATGTTGGTCAATTGCTTTCTTAAGCCATTTATTTTTCTTGCATTGGTTTGTTGCATGTTTGAGTTTATTTCTTCGTATTGTACACCAATTTGATTGTGTCTAAGATTCTGTAGCTATGCTAGATTAGACTGTATACAGTAGGCCATCTTTATAATTATACCTGAAGTTACTTGGCTTGTTACCCTGATAATTGTGTGGTCATTAGATATTAATGAGCCTATTGGGCTGCACTCAATACAACTGCAGCTCATTATATTTTAGCGACAACATATAGGGTTGTGTTGCAGTTGGTCTTCTAGAATAGGGCACAATCTCTGGCTGTGATTACTTTCTGTTTTTCAAACTGTTTTAGGTTAATAACTTGTTGTGGACATAAATTCAACTACACTTAAAGAGTGTTGATGTTTGTTGAATATCTTAGCAAATCTGGTTTCAAATTCATCTAATTTTTATCTCTCTCTATAGCCATTCTTCCCTGCTTACTAAATTGTTCCTCATAGGACAAGTGTGCAAAAAATGCACTTAACCGTGAGAAAGTAAGGTTTCATCAGATGACAGGATCTCGGTGCTATATTGCGACAACCCATGCCTTGGTAAGATATGGAAATATTGTGTTACAATCATTCATCATTGAACAATTATTCTTATAATCTTACACCTACAAAATGTTTGTGAATAATTTTAGAAGCAAGAGAAATATAAAGATGAACCACCCAGTGCAATAGATCTTTTCAAGGCAGTGCAGCAGCAAGACTGGGTTTAATGAGTCTGCAAAGGAAGCTATTGTAAGTACAAGCTCTATTTTGAactatatatatatctgaacatATGTTACTGGTTTTAGTTGAGTCTATAATGTGTACATGCTTCCTGCTGTTACTTGTGAGACACAGAGCAACAACTTGTTCATGTGTAGCAGCAACTTCCTGTTCATATGTAGCAGCAACTTGTACATGCTTCCTGCTGTTCCAAGGAACAATGATCAATTGTTGCATGTGTAGCAGTAGCTTATTCATGCTAATCTGGCAAGATTGTACTGCATGATGTCACTGCTGTCCAGAAACTCTCTTAATAGCACATGTAAACTTGTAGACACTGCCAAAACAGAAATATTCCCAAATTCCCAACCTGTACTGTAGTGAGTCATCATCCCAAACTGTAGTGTAATAGTTTGTAGCATAAATGATCTCACTATATTGAATCGGGAAGAGTCATCTGTGTCATGCTCAATTATGATAAAATATTCAGTTGGAAAAATGTTTTCGTGCTTTAAATGGCCTTTAATGTGAACCTTAATTGTACATCTGTTTTACAAAGCTTGCATTCACTTATTTGAGCAACACTACTATCAATTATGACCACCTTTCTGTTGGTCTTAAATATATTAGTCGATAATTAATTTCAGAACTGTCTTACTAATATGTTGATGTTTTTAGGCTGAAATGGAATCCATCGCTGCTGCACCTGTAGAAGATGGCCAAGTTGTAAAGACCCCTGCTGAAGTTGTTGCGCAAGTGTTGCCGAAATCAAAATTTCTTCAAAATATTGGCCTTCAGCTAGCAGCCCCCAAGAGAAGCTCCAAAGCCATTAATGATGCACAGGTTATAGAACTTGAAGCAGAAGTTGCAGCTGGAAAGCAAGACAAAGAAGAACTAAAGGATGAGATGGAGACtttgaagaagaaggtggaggaaTCAGAAAATGAAAGACGTAGGCTGTTAGAAGAGACAGAGCAGTTGAAGAAGGCACAAGATGAGTTGAAGAAGGCACAAGATGAGACGAATGCTTTCTTTCGTCGCATGTTCAGTAAAGAGTAAGGCCATTCCTTTAACTCTGTAAGTTTGCAGATGCATATGGTTAGATGTCTGATTTTGAAACTTGGCTACTCAGACCATATTATTTTATGCTACAAATATTTGGTAGTGCTATTATATGAGACTTGGCTAATCTAGTTCAGATTATGCTACAAACATTGGTAGTGCTGTTATTTTGAGACATGTCTGATCTGGTTCAGACCATATTAATTTCTGCTATGTATCTTATTAGTGTTGTCTTTTTGCTATGTGAAAATGTGTTATCTAGGATTTGTAAAATTTCTGATGGATGTGATCATATTTATCTATCCTTTGGAATGAGATCTGGATGATCGATGAATGTGTATGGGTTGTGATGCATCTACGGATTATATATATGAATGAGATTCTGGATGATTTGATGAATGCGTAAGGGCTTTGATTGATGAATGTACAGATTATATATGGGCTATTATGTAATGAATGCCGAAATGGGCTGTTATGTAATAGATGCCAAAATGGGCTGTTATGTAATAGAAGTTGAAATGAGCTGATTATGTATGGATGCTGAAAAGACTGTTTTCTCTACATGTTTAAATGGGCTAGGCCTTTTCTGGCCCACTAAATAAATAGGCCGAAAAAAATTGGTCTAGAAATTGATGTTAACTTTACTTATAAATGGGCTTTGTAAATTATAAATTTGGCTTACAATTATATTTGGTCCAATAAAAACctgcttagtacatgggcctaGCTAGGCCTTAAGATATTTAGTGACGACTTTTTAATGAGGTCGTCATAAAAAATTATGATGAAAAAATATGCAGTCGTCATAGAACAAGGTTTACCACACATGATCTATGACAAATGGTTTATCGTCATGCGGTCGTCATAAATACATCTGCTAtgacaaaaatactagaaataatGATGATAACAGGTCATCATAGATCATAAGATTTCTTGTAGTGTCGCTGGTGAGGTTGTCgccggagagagagggagaggtgtGCAGGGCAACAATGggcgggtgggggtgggggtgggggtgggggtggggggtggggtgtGCGGGCCAGGTGTGCAGGCAGTAGCCTGATATCCTGTACGTTTTCGTTTAATCACTTCCCAAATATGAAATATATTATCTAGCATCTAAATCTGTTTACTTAAATTTATCAGACCGACTtagatataatatttttctctcacaataaaacagcaccagtcggcttatcagccgcagaaaagCCGAACACCTGTTAAAAAACCACACTATCTCACGGTATCTCATTGTCTCACCAAACCAAACAAATCATAACCTTTAAAAGAAAAAACCAAACGAATCATGTGTAGCAggcttgcagcacctcttcgtaCACGTTTCCACAATTCCACTGCCTCCTGCCAGGCACCGCCTGGCCGGCCTAGGCAGCGTCCGATTTTAGACGGCTGCGGGCGGCGGCTGTGATCGATGCCCGCACAAGTCCCCGCCTCGACCCCAGCCTGGCTGCCTCATGGATCCTCCGCCCCCGCTTCGCGCGCCCACCACCCGCTCGACGTAATGCCGCGCCGCCCCGCCGCGGACCGCCTCGCGCACCTCCCCGCCGCGCTCGCAGGCTTCGTCCGTGCGCGCGCTGCGGGGTCTGCCTCCGCGTGGTGCCGGTTCTCTTACGGCAACGCGCTGGCCGCCTGtgccgccgcctccgcgccgTTGGTCTTCGCGGAGCTGCTCTACTGCGCAGCCTGGAAGGATGGGCTCTCGCGGGACGCGTACATCTGCAGCACCATGGTGGACCTGCTCGCCAAGCACGGCCGCCTGGGCGATGCGCTGCGGGCGTTCGAGGACGGGGATCGCGGAAGCGCGGTCTGCTGGAACACGGTTATCTCCGGGGCGGCGCGCAACGGTGAACACGCGCTCGGAGTCGAGATGTTCCGCGACATGGTGAGGGGTTCCTCCTGCGAGCCCAACTCGTTTACGTATTCTGGGGCGCTCAGCGCGTGCGCGGCTGGTGCAGAGTTGGGGGTTGGCAGGGCGGTGCATAGGATGGTGCTCCGGCGTGATCCCGAGTACGATGTCTTCGTTGGGACATCCATCGTTAACATGTATGTGAAATGTGGTCAGATGGGGGCTGCCATGAATGAGTTCTGGAGGATGCCAATCCGGAATGTGGTTTCCTGGACAACTGTGATTGCTGGTTTCGTGCAAGAGGAGGACTCAGTAAGTGCAATGCTGCTGCTTACGGAAATGTCGCGGAGTGGTGTGGCAATCAACAAGTACACGGCTACGAGCATATTGCTCGCCTGCTCTCAGATGTCCATGATACGGGAGGCTAACCAGGTGCACGGCATGATTATGAAGACTGTGCTGTACTTGGATCATGTTGTCAAGGAGGCTTTGATTTCCACATATGCAAATGTTGGGGCTGTTCAGCTGTGTGAGAAGGTGTTTCAAGAAGTTGGCACAGTTAACAACAGAAGCATCTGGTCGGCTTTCATATCTGGGGTTAGCAGGCATAGCCTACAAAGATCAATTCAGCTGTTAAGGAGGATGTTATGTCAGGGCCTAAGACCGAATGACAAATGCTACACTTCTGTTTTCAGTTCTGTTGACTCATCTGAGCTTGGCAGACAGCTGCATTCATTGGTCATAAAAGATGGGTTTATTCATGCTGTTCTTGTGGCAAGTGCGCTCTCCACCATGTACTCCAGATGTAAGGATTTGAAGGATAGCTACAAGGTTTTTGAAGAGATGCAGGAACGGGATGAAGTGTCATGGACATCAATGGTTGCTGGTTTTGCAACACATGGTCATTCAGTTGAGGCATTCCAGGTGTTAAGGAATATGATTGTTGAAGGTTTTACACCAGATGATGTGTCGTTAAGTTCCATTCTTTCAGCCTGCAATATACCGGAGTGTTTGCTCAAAGGGAAGGAAGTTCATGGACATGTCCTTCGTGCCTATGGAGGAACCACGTCCATTAACCATTGCCTTGTTTCCATGTATTCTAAATGTAAAGATGTACAAACAGCTCGAAGACTTTTTGACGCAACTCCATGCAAAGACCAGATCATGCTATCTTCAATGATATCTGGATATGCTATTAATGGTTATAGTGAGGAGGCAATCTCATTGTTTCAGCTTATGTTGGCAGCTGGTTTTCATATAGATAGGTTTTTATGCTCATCTGTTATTAGCATCTGTGCTGACATGGCACCATTCTATGGTAAACTGTTACACGGGTATTCAGCCAAAGTAGGCATACTGTCTGATCTATCTGTGAGCAGTTCACTTGTGAAGTTATACTCCAAAAGTGGCAACCTGGATGATTCTCGTAAAGTTTTTGATGAAATAGATGTTCCAGATTTAGTTACATGGACAGCGATAGTTGATGGATATGCTCAGCATGGAAGCAGTCAGGATGCTTTGGCGTTGTTCGATTTGATGATTAGATGTGGGGTAAAACCAGACACTGTCATACTTGTGAGTGTTTTGTCTGCTTGTGGCCGAAAtggtttggttgaagaagggttcAAACATTTTAATTCAATGAGAACTGTGTATGGGGTTGAGCCAGTGTTGCACCACTACTGCTGTATGGTTGATTTACTTGGTAGATCTGGGAGGCTTGTAGAGGCAAAAAGTTTTATTGAGAGTATGCCTGTGAAACCTGATTCAATGGTGTGGAGCACACTGCTTGCTGCTTGCAGAGTTCATGATGATGCTGTACTTGGACGTTTTGTAGAAAATAAGATCCGTGAAGAAAATTGTGATTCAGGTTGTTTTGCTGCTATGTCAAACATTCGAGCAAATTCTGGAGACTGGGAAGGTGTAATGGAAATAAGAAAATCAGTCAAGGATGTGAAGAAAGAACCTGGATGGAGTTTATTGGAAGAATAAATATGCTTCAATAGATATGTAAAAGAAGGGTGAATACTACACAGAACTTCGAAACATGTGCGATGCGTTGGCATAAATTGGCTATAGAAACTCACCAAAACATATTGCAGCGTAGGTAACTATATAAAAaaaaaggacgtacccagtgcagagagctcccgctctatgcggggtctggtgaagggtgtcagtggcaagtcttaccctcgcctgtgcaatgcgagaagaccgcgactcgaacccgggaccttccggtcacaggcggtaagactctaccgcttgcaccaggcccgcccttcagcgTAGGTAACTATGTACTGAAGAAACTTCATATCTCTGAAAGATTTTTGAAAAACTTCTGTGATCTGCTTTCTAATTAGTGAATGTATTACAGATGTGTTCGGTTGAGGGACCAACTCATGTAGGATTGTTTGGTTGATCACTTTGTTATGGCCTTATGGGACCATTCCATGAATTTTTAGGTATATTTCCTGACTTTATACATATTTTGTTGTAACAGGTAATGATTTGGTCACATGACACCGTTTTTTTCAAATCCAGAGCAACTAGGTTTATACCATACAATTCCTCATACCTAACGCCCAACAATATATACTGTCTGACTTAAAACCTTAGCTATTATCttagagaaactagaacagtgcATCAGCTGGTCCTGGTTATATATAAGTGATATTAGTGATACTAGATAACACTGTTGAGCCTCTTCCGCTGTACTTTGCACTAGCAATTTTACTGAATCTTACGCATATTAAATAATTCTCAAGTCATTTCTCTCTACACGAAGAAGAATTGGCAGTTATCAAAAGTTCCCACTGATGATGGATCAGCTTTTGCAGAATTCGTTCTGTAATAATTTATTCACTGTTTCCCTAATATGGAATTTGCATATTTGACATGAGGTCACACTTCTAATTCTCAGTGAAATTATAAGGTATTCGTAATACTGAAAAGCTGAATATATATTTTTTACTGAGCTGTTCTCTCTGATAGATTTTTTGCTAATGTGGGTACAGTTCATGTGATATAAAGCTAACTGAAAATGTTTAGTGGGGATCTCTTCGTGTTATATATCTAACTATGTACAATATTTTTCAGTACAGCTGCTATTGGACATtctatgggggggggggggggggggggtgcaatgGCGAGAATCACATGGCATGGCATATTAGTTTTCCAATCATCTGGTGAATCTATTCCTAAATCAGATGGCGAACATATTTCTTGTGGAATTCCACACATTGCTGGAACTGTATCCATCACTAGGTTTTATTCCAATACCTCCATTCGTGTCTATAGCCCGATGAACCAGGTACCTTTTAATTGGACAGTTAAGCTGTCCAAACTGTGTTCGGCAAAGCTTCAGACATAGTATTCCAGGGGCCATTCTCAGAAGCACCAATGTGGCGTCTGATGGCAAATGGCCATTCTCTGACAGAGCTAAAGACAGACCGTGGTTGAAGTTTATTGCTTTATTGCACGAAGTGCCATCTTGTATTCTTGTGACTGTTGGGCTTTTGCTAATACGCCCTCCTGCAGACTGTTGATTATGAATCAATTTCCTGAGCAAGAGGACCTTTCCAAAGCAAAATGGTAAGCTTGTATGGACTGCAAAGCAGATAACAGATTTTTTTCAACCATTATTTTGGTGATTTCCTGCTTCATGTTTGGTTCGTATTTCATTGTGCAAATCATTATTGTTTTGACTATCATACCATAAGCCATAACAGAACTCATGTCATTTTGTAGATTTTAGAAATATTTCTTTTTGTATACTTGAAAAAACTATAATCAGATGTAGTGATGCAGACACTGGCGGAGCCACCGCCCGGCCACCCTGGGTGGCCAGCCAGGCTCGCCGGCGAATTTAATGGAAAATTTCCTTTGTACAGAAGAATAGCACTGTAATTTATTAACTTTATTAGCTAAATACTTGTTGAATAATGAAGATTGCCCGGGCTTCTAAAAGCTTCTGCCTCCGCCACTGGATGCAGAGATGTATATGCTCTGTACGGACTGGATGCTCCCTGGCATGATATGGTCACCAGAACTCCAGAAGCCAGCTTGTATTGCTCAAACTTCGTTTCATCACACCCCAATGCAGCTTTCTTGTTCAAACTTCTTttattttgctctagctctgtttcttttcttttcttttgctagtACTGCTTGTAATAGTCGTATTTGCTAGCCTAGAAAGATGATGGATACAAGATTTGAGACACAATCATCCTGCTTTAACATCATATTCATTGCCTTCTTATTTTCTCTCTCATCTCtctttccttttcccttgaggaACATGCTCCTCCAGCACGAATCAACTTTGCATGCCCTATCTCTTTGAACATGGTACGATTCATTTCAGAGAGATGTATAATTCGCGTGTCACTATAACCTTGGAATATTGTCTTTGGCTTTCGGAGAGATGTACATTTGCGTGTCACTATAAGCTGAGAATATCTTCTTGGATAAAAACAGAGTGCTGCAATGGAGAAGAGCCGTTCTCTTCCCAGTTCCCAGTTCCCAGCCATTTGTTTCGCTCTGCCACCACCCACCAGCCGGTTCTCCAATGTGTTCTTTTGTACCTACAATTAAGCCTTCAGATCAGCAAATCTAGACAAAAAGTCATACAATTTATATGCTGGCTCCGTTGTAAGTCTTTCTTGGCTTATCGTTTTTCGTCTAATCAATTACTCCATTTGTCCTAAAACATAAGACATGTACATATTTAAAAATTTAAGCTTTGTTATATTCGATCAACAATTAGTCTAAT
This window of the Miscanthus floridulus cultivar M001 unplaced genomic scaffold, ASM1932011v1 os_1094_7_8, whole genome shotgun sequence genome carries:
- the LOC136533686 gene encoding uncharacterized protein, whose product is MRYNLKKLYFNGVPVDKVRTTSPLKSTTNDQWRELVEMWSSPKHKDKCAKNALNREKVRFHQMTGSRCYIATTHALAEMESIAAAPVEDGQVVKTPAEVVAQVLPKSKFLQNIGLQLAAPKRSSKAINDAQVIELEAEVAAGKQDKEELKDEMETLKKKVEESENERRRLLEETEQLKKAQDELKKAQDETNAFFRRMFSKE
- the LOC136533688 gene encoding pentatricopeptide repeat-containing protein At1g74600, chloroplastic-like encodes the protein MPRRPAADRLAHLPAALAGFVRARAAGSASAWCRFSYGNALAACAAASAPLVFAELLYCAAWKDGLSRDAYICSTMVDLLAKHGRLGDALRAFEDGDRGSAVCWNTVISGAARNGEHALGVEMFRDMVRGSSCEPNSFTYSGALSACAAGAELGVGRAVHRMVLRRDPEYDVFVGTSIVNMYVKCGQMGAAMNEFWRMPIRNVVSWTTVIAGFVQEEDSVSAMLLLTEMSRSGVAINKYTATSILLACSQMSMIREANQVHGMIMKTVLYLDHVVKEALISTYANVGAVQLCEKVFQEVGTVNNRSIWSAFISGVSRHSLQRSIQLLRRMLCQGLRPNDKCYTSVFSSVDSSELGRQLHSLVIKDGFIHAVLVASALSTMYSRCKDLKDSYKVFEEMQERDEVSWTSMVAGFATHGHSVEAFQVLRNMIVEGFTPDDVSLSSILSACNIPECLLKGKEVHGHVLRAYGGTTSINHCLVSMYSKCKDVQTARRLFDATPCKDQIMLSSMISGYAINGYSEEAISLFQLMLAAGFHIDRFLCSSVISICADMAPFYGKLLHGYSAKVGILSDLSVSSSLVKLYSKSGNLDDSRKVFDEIDVPDLVTWTAIVDGYAQHGSSQDALALFDLMIRCGVKPDTVILVSVLSACGRNGLVEEGFKHFNSMRTVYGVEPVLHHYCCMVDLLGRSGRLVEAKSFIESMPVKPDSMVWSTLLAACRVHDDAVLGRFVENKIREENCDSGCFAAMSNIRANSGDWEGVMEIRKSVKDVKKEPGWSLLEE